DNA from Phragmites australis chromosome 16, lpPhrAust1.1, whole genome shotgun sequence:
AATGCCAACAAATAGCACATCACCTGATCCTTTGAAGCATCTTCCTGCCACTCCGGCTGAAACTTCTGCAGGAGCAGCGTGAGCAGCTTTTGCAACTCGGGCGGCACCTCCTCAGGGAAGAGCTTCGGGACGTCGTCCTTGGCGACGTTCTCGTTGACGCACCTCCAGATCAGTATCCTCAGGCACACCAGCAGCTGCAGCAGAGAGGTTGAAGAAGCACACGGTTGGGGATCCAACTTGCAACACCCGCGACGCGGGCAACAACGCAGAAAGTAATAGAGGAAGGAAGAGATCGATTGGTAGCGAGAGACGCCGGGGAAGCGGGTGGTACGGACGGGGTCGAGCTCGGCGTCGTCGGAGAGCTGGAGAACGTCACGGGCGACGGCGCGGTCGGCGGCGTCGAGGCCGGTGCGGCGGGTGCGCCAGAGCGCCTGCAGGACGTACTCCACGGACTCCTTGGAC
Protein-coding regions in this window:
- the LOC133895555 gene encoding uncharacterized protein LOC133895555 isoform X1, whose product is MERERGAAALWGHRHLPLLARARSKESVEYVLQALWRTRRTGLDAADRAVARDVLQLSDDAELDPVRTTRFPGVSRYQSISSFLYYFLRCCPRRGCCKLDPQPCASSTSLLQLLVCLRILIWRCVNENVAKDDVPKLFPEEVPPELQKLLTLLLQKFQPEWQEDASKDQASKLRLETAECQLNQNGDTSEQPAAATAKLQNGTAPAKDSVESGEKEVKKFPLAKDSLDKMLEDMFSIKDQMPNAVNDKGHEEIAGRT